The Sediminispirochaeta bajacaliforniensis DSM 16054 genomic sequence GCTCTGCTGTACCTCATACTGTCTCCATAGTTCTGTTCTCTGATGAAGAAATTAAATTCTCACATCAGGCGTAATCTATGTTGACACAGGGGGTTTCCCTGTGAACCCGTTTTTTTGTAAATTCGAGAAACATGAGTTTTAACCGTAGGCATAGTGATCCCCAGATGAAAGGCAATTTCTTTATAAGAATAGGATTTAAGCAGAAGTTCTGTAACTTCTGCTTCCCGCTTGGTTAGATTAAACTTTTCCTGAATATCGATTAGGGAGACCTTTTCATCCTTTTTCCTCTGCATAAGGTAAGAAATAGAAAAGATCATACTTGATATGGTTAAGAAAAGATAAAAATCGGCATCGGCAAAATGGATAAAAAAATCCGGAATGGCAAAGCGCTGTAGTATTATAAGAAGAATATTCCCTCCGAATCCTATTAGTCCTGTAATCTGAATCTTTCGTATAAATGGGTTGTCAATCTTAATGGTAAGAAGATAACACCAGAGGAAGACCGGACTAAAATATATTATTAAATCCCAAACAGGTCTTTTTTGAGCGCCGGGGAACATAAGTATTATACCTATAACTAAAAAAACAACAAATACGGACCTGCAAAGTATACCGAATACTGAGTACCTGGGAGTTCCTAAAGATTCAATAAAAAGCAAAGA encodes the following:
- a CDS encoding helix-turn-helix transcriptional regulator: MDHFSDFILQVSAISAGSGALIILFYLCSVFPRSKRLRFALMIVITVSLNYLMGILTYVNEVKAFSTSSIVSGIFLLIQVFSALAAFYVSLLFIESLGTPRYSVFGILCRSVFVVFLVIGIILMFPGAQKRPVWDLIIYFSPVFLWCYLLTIKIDNPFIRKIQITGLIGFGGNILLIILQRFAIPDFFIHFADADFYLFLTISSMIFSISYLMQRKKDEKVSLIDIQEKFNLTKREAEVTELLLKSYSYKEIAFHLGITMPTVKTHVSRIYKKTGSQGNPLCQHRLRLM